The genomic segment ACCCTCCGTTCAAAGTCAGCGTCTTGACGGTGACCTACAACCACGAACGGTATATCGAACAAGCCGTCCGCAGCGCTCTGGCCCAGGAGACGGATTTCGCGGTCGAGATCGTCGTCGCCGACGACTGCTCGACCGACGGAACGCGGGAGATTCTCCGGCGTCTGGACCTCGAATTCCCGGGCCGTCTTCGATTGCTTTTGCGGGACCGGAACCTGGGCGCGACGGCCAATTTTGCCGACGCACTAGCGACCTGCACCGGCGAATATCTCGCGCTGCTTGAAGGCGACGATTATTGGACCGACACGTCCAAACTCGCCCGCCAGGTCAACTTCCTCGACCAACACCCGGAATACGAGGGAACGGCCCACGTCGTCCGACAGTTGAGCGCGACGACCGACTACGGTCTGTTCCCTCACCACAGTCCGGACGTGGTGACTTTTCAAGATTTGCTTGTGAACAATCGATTCGCGACCTGCTCGGTCTTATACCGGCGGCGGTGGTCGGTGCTACCGGGGTGGCACCGGAAGTGTACGATGGGTGACTGGCCGCTGCACATCCTGCACGCCTCCCGCGGCCCGTTCCGCGTGTTCCCTGAGGTGATGGGTGTTTACCGGATTCACGAACAGGGGATGTGGGCCACTGCCAAAGTGACGTGGCAACTCCGGCAGACTGTGGCCATGTACCAACAGCTGGCGGGTGCCTACCCGGAGTACGCCCGAGCCATTGCGGGCTGCAAGCTACGTCACCAATACGTCCTGCTTTACGAACTCGCGAAATCGCGGGAGTGGTCGGGCGTGCGCGAATGGATTCGGGCGATCGCAACCGACGTGTCCCGGTCCAGGCGCGCGGACGTGCTTCACTTCCTCGCGATGAGTTGTCGGATCATTCCGGAAGTCGTTTACCGGGCCGTATCGCCGCTTTGGACTCCCGCCCCCTCGCAAATTCAGAAAGCTTGAGTCGGACTCGAACTCAAAGAATCAGGTCCTGGGCCACACTCTTCCAGCCGAGTGCGTATCGGGAATAGCCGCCTTCCCACACCTCCCGCAGGATGCGAGGAAATCGCCAGCGGGCATCCCGCATGGCGGCCCGGCGCGTGAAGAATTGGGCCTTGCGATCCAGCAATTCCAGATCCCGCGCCGAAACTCCCCGCACCCCGCCGAGGCGATCTCGCGCCATCGCGTACCGCCCCGCGACGGCCTCGAACGTGCCCCGTGTCATTTGCTTCGCCAGCAGATATTGGGCGTACAACCCGCGCATCCGTTGGCCGATCTGCTGGCTCGCGTGTTGACGGTATCGAATGAGTGGTTCTTCGATCGGTACGCACGGAGCGACGGCGGCGATCACGAGGGCGATCCACGCGTCGTGAACCCACTCCGGGGGGATCGGCAGCACGATGTCCCGGTACGCGGCGCGGAACGCCATCGTCGCCCCCGTTACCCGGTACCGTTTCAGGAGGACTTCAAACGCCCGGCCCTGACGGACGCGACGTTGGTCCGACGGCGAGAACCGGATCGCGTCCCAGAGGGTAAAGCCGAGCGGGTTTAGCGTGTCGTTGACTACCGCGGCGTTGCTCCAGACGAAGCCCGCCTCCGGGTGAGCGAGGAGAGTCCGCTCCAGGGTCTCCAGTTTGTGTGGCAGCCAGACGTCGTCTTGGTCCGAAAGAACGACGACGTCGCCAGTACACAGGCCGATCGCCTTGGCGAAGTTCCGCGTCGAGCGGAGGTTTTCCGCGTTGACCTCGACCCGGACCGGAAACGAAACCTCGGCCGCGAACCGGCGGACGACGCCCACGGTCCCGTCGGTCGACACGTCGTCGCACACGACCACTTCGTCCGGTAAGCGAGACTGTGCTCGCACCGACGCGAGCTGATCCGCGAGATATTTTTCGCCGTTGTACGTACACAGCGCGACCGAAAGTTTCATTTCCAATTCACGGGCAACTTGTGAGTGCGTTGTCGTCTCAGAGCCTGTCCGGGAAGACTATTTTGATGCAACTCTATATTTAAACGGGGATAACGCTCTTGTGGATCCATGCGATTGAGGATCAGCTGGATTGACCGCACACGAATCATGGATTCGCTGGAACTATTCAGTCGCTCATAATTACGACTTAACCGCCGGGCCCGCCCGAGCCACCCGAACGTCCGCTCGACGACCCACCGCTTGGGTAACAGGGTGAACCCCTTTACCCCGTCCGGTCGGCGGACGATGACGAGTTCCCATCCGAGTTCCGGGTGGCCGTCTTTCCACCCGTTCAGGGCATGGTTGTGGTACTTCCCGTCGGCCCACACGACCTTCAATCGCGGGTACGCGTCACGGTCCAACCCTTCGAGTACGGTCGGGGCCGCGGCCGCGTCGTCGACGTGCCCGGCGGTCACCGCCACGACCATCAGCAGGCCCAGCGTATCGACCACGATCGACCGCTTCCGGCCCTGGATTTTCTTGCCCGCATCGTACCCGTTCCCGCCCGCGTGTTCGGTCCCTTTGACCGACTGGCTGTCGATGCTCGCGGCACTCGGGGTCCGCTCGTGACTCGGGGCGTGGACTTCCCGATACCCCTCCCGGAGGACATCCAGGAGTTCTTGCCAGGTGCCATCGTCCCGCCACTGGGCGAAGTATTCGTACACCGTACTCTTGGCCGGGAAGTCGTGCGGGAGCATCGACCACTGACACCCCGACCGGTTCACGTACACGATCGCGTTCAGCACCTCCCGGAGGTCCACCGACCGGGGGCGTCCTCCGGGTCGGGCGGCCGGCAGGACGACCTGGATGATCTCCCATTGGAGGTCGGTCAAATCGGTCGGATACGGTTTGCGAACGGTCGCATCCATGACTTCGCTCCTCGAGTACGAAGGAGCGACTAACTTACAAGAGACGCACAACTTACAGCAAGGTCACTTTTCGGACAGTGTCACGCCCCATTAGAAATGTCCGGGGTTTGGCCCCAATAGAAATGTCCTCCCCCCGGGACATATTTCCACTCATCATAGACGTTTTCGCCAAGGATGATTTGGAGCTGGACGGTACGATCGCTTCGGGTTATCTACCTCCTCGCCGCCGGAAGGATAGGGCTCCGCAGGAGTGCGACCCGAGCGTCCGGCAGTCGGCTGCATGCCCGCGGGACGGGAGTCCTTGACCGGCTCCCGTCCCGTCGTCTCCGCACTGGCATCGGCCGCTGATGCGCTAAACTCCGGGGGTTTGGGGGCAGAGCCCCAAGGCTGCCCCCCACGGTGATCTCCTGGTACGGCAAATGACGCTTCCCGAACCGAATGTGCAGCGTCCCATCCAGTCTCTGCTCAATCACCACCCGGCCGCCACGCTCTCCCGGGTACGCTGGCGGCAACAATTGGTAGAACGTATTCGCGAAACGCACCACGTAGTCGTTGCTCACCACCCGCTCGCTCTGAATCGACAGGATCGACGCCAGCTTGTGATCTCGACCCAACGGTCGATGGGCATCGTTTGGCTGACGCGCCGGCTTGGCGAACCGCTTGTTGTGGTCGGGAAGGAGTTTCGCCAACAACGCGTTGGCGTCCTCGCAGGTCGTGACCTTGGCCAACCGCAGTTCCTTGACCCACCGATCCTGAGCCGTGCCAAACGAACGCTCGACACGTCCCTTCGCCTGGGGACTGTGCGCCCGAATCAACTCTATGGCCAGTTCGCCGAGCGCTCGGCCAAACTGCGTTTGCGCGTCGGGATCGGCGAGCGGACGTCCCTTCTCGTGCGGCTCGAAGATGCTGTGTCGATCCGTGTAAACCGCCAGCGGTCGGCCGTATTTCCGCAGCCAGACCCCCAACAAATCCAGGTGCGATTCCACGCTCCCATGCCGGTAAAACTTCGCTTCGACGCGGCTGGTGGCGTCATCGATCATGGTGATCAGAACGATCGTCTCGCCGCGACCCTCCAGCCACTCATGCACCGAGGCGTCCATCTGCACCAACTCGCCCAAACAAGCCCGTCGCGGCCGACGACTGCGATGCGGGTCACGGCGACGTTGGCGTTCCCACAAGCCCTCGGCCAGCAACCAGCGACGCAGCGTTTCGACGCCCACCTTCAACCCTTCTTCCGCCAACTTCTCGCACGCGAAGGTGGGGCCGAAGTCGCGGTAACGCTGGCGGTACGCCGCCAGCACCTGCGTTCGCAGCTTGGCTTCCAGGCAGCGATTCGACGGCTGACCTCGAAGGCCATGCACCAGGGCGCTGTCACCCTGGGTCTTCAGTTTGCCCTTCAGTCGCCGGACCTGACGCGCGCTCAACTTCAACAAACCAGCGGCTTCCGTAACCGTCCGATCTCCCGATACCACCGCCTTCAGAATCGCCAAAACGTCACGCTCGCGCTGACTCATGGCTAGAATGCCCCAATCTTGTAGCTCGGTAGACATACGTCCTCCTTGGCATGAACAAGGAGGACATTTCTAACGAGTTAAGGCCGGACATTTCTAATGTGTTTCAACAGGTCACTTTTCGGACAGCCTCTCAGTCGGCTATTTCCGCGAGCAGCCTCAGCTTTTGTACGGCTCCCCGCCCTCGTGATGCCAGAAGATCGTTGAAGGCACAGTACAGAAGGTTGAGTTTCACGATCCCGACGCTCGCCGCGGCCGCCGCCGCCCGGTCCCAACCGCGGGCACGCGCCCGCCGCGCGACGTCCCGGAAGAGCGCCCACTCCTCGCGGAACCTGAGCAGATTCTTGGTTTGCGCCGCCGTCGCGTTTTCCTCGTGCCGGCGGTAGCGGTACAACGACTCTGGGATGCCAACGAGCGTGTCTCCGTCCAGAAGAAGGCGGGCCGTCAGGTCGAGGTCGAGAACCTGCCGCCATTGCGGGTCGAACGCCCGCCCGGCCAGGTGGCTGCGGCGGAAGCACATCGTCGGGCACATGATGAAATTCCCCCGCATGATCGCTCGCAACCCTACCTCGCCCCGAAGGATCGTGAGCCCGCGCGCGGGACGAAAGAAGCGTTTGACGTAATCCGGGAATGAAAACAACGGCTCACCCTTGGGCCCGATGATCGAGGCGTTACAGAACAGCAGGGTCGCGCCCGGGTGGGCGGCTGCGGCGGCGATCATCCGCCCGGCGTAATCGGGTTCGAGTTCGTCGTCTTCGTGGAGCAATGTGACCAGGTCCGTTTCGGCCGCGCGGAGGCACCGGTTCCAGTTCTCCGCCATTCCGGGCTTTCCCGCGGGCGGAATGTACCGAATGCGGTCGTCGCGGTATCCGTCGGGCAACCCCCGCGGCGGCCCGGGCCGTTCTTCCCCACCGTCGCAGACGAGTAACCGCCAGCGGGCGTCGCGCTGCGTCAAAACGCTGGCGATGGCGCGGCCGATGTAATTGTCACCTCGATAGTAGGGAATCGCGAACGTCAGCACCGAGTCCGGCATGGGCATTGATGATTCGAGGTATTCACGGTAACGGGTTCGCCAGCACCGCTATCTCTACAGAAGCGACGCGCGTACAAACCAGAAGAATATATCGCGGATCGATATCTTCTTCATTCCATCACAAACGATCAGCACCGGCCACGGACTTCACGAATTCTGAACACGCGCGACACGATAAACACTTGGTCGCCAATACTTATTACTGCGTACACACTATCAGGCCCGGAATACACTTGTCCCGTGTGCGTTCTTGCTCAAGCACCACGACTCTCATCCGACGTGTGCCGACCCGAACGCATTCGGGGGAAGCGATCGAACACAGACCGCGACATTCGTTGGCCCAACGTCGGGCCCGACGGTATCCAATGAGATCGGACCGACGGGTGAACTTTGTAAGCCGGGGGAAGGCATTGGCGCCGCGGCAACCAAATCCGTTAAACATCTCGTCGTCATCCCCGCCTTCAACGAAGAAGAAGCGCTCCCGGGCACACTTCTCAGCCTCCGCATTCTGCCCGCCGAATACGAAGTGCTGATCGTGGACGATGGGTCGTCCGACCGGACTGCCGAAATTGCCGGGCGGACTGTCCGCGACGGCGAGCGCCCCGTTCACTTCGTCCGCCTCCCACTCAATAGTGGCATTGGAGTGACTGTCCAGACCGGGTATTTGTTTGCCAACTCGCGGGGTGGGTACGAATACGTCATCCAATGCGACGCGGACGGCCAACACGACCCGGCCGACATCCCCCACCTCGTCGCGGAATGCCGGCGCCGGAATCTCGACCTCTGTATCGGCTCGCGGTTCCTGGCCGGGGACGGCGATGGCTACCAGTCGACGTTCTCCCGCCGGCTCGGAATTCGCTTCTTCGTCCGGTTGATCGGCATTCTGTCCGGCGCCCGCGTCACCGACCCGACGAGCGGCTTTCGCTGTGCCGGCCCCCGCGTCTGGCGACGGTTCGCCCACCGATACCCCGAGGATTACCCGGAGCCGGAATCCCTATTCTGGTGCGTGCGAAACGGCCTGACAGTTGGCGAAGTGCCGGTCAGAATGCGGCCGCGGGCCGGCGGCATGAGTTCGATCGTCTATCTCCACACCCTGTACTACATGACCAAAGTCTCACTCGCCATCCTGGTCGATCGGTTGCGGGTGAAGGATTTTTAAGATGAACGCCGAATTACTCATGCTCCTCGCGGGCTGCGCCGCTTTCGTGCTGACCATCTATTGGGTGCGAAACCGCGACCTGGGCGAACGACACGCCCTCGGCTGGCTACTCGTGGCGTTCGTCGCGATGATGTGCGGACTCTTCCCCCGCACCCTCATGTCTCTCGCCGAAGCGTCTCACCTGAGTTACCCGACGGCCGTCCTGTTCATTTCGCTCGGGGTGGCGTACCTGTTCGCCTTCGCGGTCTCCGTCGCCCTGACCCGCCTCCACGCCCGGTACGTCCGCCTACTGCAAGAAACGGCCCTCCTGGAACATCGCATCCGTCAACTCGAAAGTGGCCGCGAGCAGTTGGCGGGGCAGCCGACTGAAAAGCGTTAGGTTGCCGGACGGCGTCTGGTCAGGTCAAGATCCGCGTCGGACCTGTCCTTGCGCGGTTGCCAGGGCTTCCCGGTATTGCCGCACGTCCGGCGCTAACCGCACCGCATTTTTGAATTCGTTCACCGCCTCCGCGCCTTGCCCGTCACGGAGGAGCGTGATGCCGAGGTAATAGTGCGACGTGGCTCGGGCGGGGTCGAGTTCGCTCGCGCGGCGGAAACACGTTGCGGCTTCGGGCAGTCGACCGGCGCGCCCGAGTTCCATGCCCAGGCTGTCGAGCGGGACCGGATCGGACGGATTGGCTACGCTCGCCCGGCGGAACCACTCGATGGCCTCGTCGCCGCGATTCTGCTTACTCAGTTCCGTCCCCAAGTTATTCATGGCCCGGAAGTGACTTGGGTCGTATTGGACGGCTTGCTGGTAGGCCCGGATGGCCTCCTCGGCTCGACCCAACCGGCCGAGTTCGATGCCCATGTTGAAGTACGCGGTGGCGTTTTCGGGGTCGACTTCGGTCACGCGGCGGTAGCACTCGGCGGCTTCGGCGGCGCGGCCCAATTTGCTCAGTTCCGTTCCCAGATTGTTGACCGACTGAACGTGCCCCCGCTCGACGATTGGGAAGAGCGCGAGGGCGCGACTGTAGCAGCGGACGGCCTCTTCGTTGCGGCCGATTTTTGCCAATTCGGCCCCCAGATTGTAATGCGCCCGGCCGTTTTCCGGTGCCCGCTCGACCACCTCGGCCCAGAGCTTGACCGCACTCTCGTAGACCTCGTTCCGGTGGACGGTCAGGATCGTCAGGATCGCGACCGCGACGACCGCGATCGCCCGACTCGTGAACCCCGCACCTGACGAACCGAGTAGACCGCGACGATCCATTTCGACGACCGCCGCCCGGACGCCCAGCACGGCTAAAACCACAAGTGGGGCCAACGCGAGATACATCCGGTGTTCGACCGCCAGGTCCTGAATGGGCATGACACTCGACGTGGGGGCCAACACAATAAACGGCGCCGCGGCGAGGAACCCGATTCGCGGGCGGCGTACCAGTGCCCATACGGCAGCACAACATAGAACCATCAGGAAAAGCGCCGGAACGAAAATCGCTTGAGCGGAGCGGGCGACCGGCCAGTTGTAATCGAAACATTGCGGATAAGGGAAAGTAGCTAAGCGTAAGTAGTGAACGATCACGCCCGGTTGACTTTGCACGAATTCAAGCGGGGTCAGGTTTCGTACCGAAAACCCCGCGGTCGGCTCATCGTTCGGCCGCGCCGCAACGCTAGCCCCATCCAATGTCGCAACCGGCCCAAGTAGCAGAGGAGCGACGAACGGCCACAAAATGACCCACGTGGCAGCTAGGCCGACGTACAATCCCCGCCGGACCCGCAACGCGTCGCAAAATGATCCGGCCACGACGCAGCGGTCGAACAGGAGCGCGAGTATCGGGATCACGACCGCCCCCTCCTTGCTTCCCATTCCGAGCCCGCACGCGATCACGGCCGCCCCATACCAGCCCCACCGGGCTCGACGGTCAGCCGCACTCGCGCCACGGACGAGGGCGTACAGCGTCGCCAGAATACACAGGCCCGCCAGCGACTCCATCCGCTGAACAATGTAAGTGACGGCCTGCGTCGTCAACGGGTGAACGGCCCAAACCAACGCGGACGCGGTGGCAACGTCGGCGGCAGACTGGGGAGACCAGGTTGAGAGGGTGCCGGACGCTGATGGCAGTAGGAGAGAGCGGCGGACGAGGTCGTACAACGTCAGGGCGGCGAGCGTATGGATCAGGAGGTTGACGGCGTGGTAGCCCCAGGGGTCGTCGCCGCCGAGCAGGTAGTTGACGGCGAAGGTCGCGCGGGCGACCGGGCGGGGGTTGATCAGGAGAGCCGGCCAGGTTTCGAGCGGCGCTCGTACCACCGGGTTCTCGGTGATATTCTGGTAGTCATCGAACACAAACGCGCCGGCGAAGCTGTTGTGGTACGCGACCGCGACGACGACTACGATCGCGAGCGGCCGCCACCAGTCTGAACATTTCATTTCTTGATTTCCGGACCGCGACATTCAGTTAGTGGTGGTGCCACGATCTTTCTCGCCAGAGCGATTTTCGTGGGAGCTTTTGGGAGCCGGAGCTAACTCTTTTTCCGGGCGCAACTCTCCCTGACGAGAACCCTGCTTGACGAGCATGGGAACGACATCCGTATCCACGATTTTCATCTCGACGATCGTTAGATCAACATTCACTGCAGGTTTAAGTTGAACCTGTCCTGTGTGGGGCGTCAGGGACGACGTGGCAAAGGATGGGGGGGGCAGCGCCGGCAAAAGAAATTCACCGTTCGGCCCGACCTGTTCGGTCGCACCGGCTGACTTCGCGTCGGGGACGGCTTTTTTTCGCAGCTGCACCAGACGGGCAATTTCTCCGATGCCTCGGGCATAACGAATGCAGGAGACCTCTTCGAAATTCTGAAGCGCCGGAGTCAATCCGGCCGGCGACGCGACCCGGTGGATCTCGACCGTTGACCCGTACACCGGAAGTTCCCCGAACGCGGCGACGGTACATGTCACCGTCTGGCCGGTGTACGACGTGAACACCCACGACTGCCCGCGGCGACAGCCAAGTTTGAGGACCGGTTCCCACAACACCTCCGTCCGTACTGGTGCCGGAGGGGCAGGCTTGAGTCTGGGGTTCGTGGGTTTCGGTGAGAGCGGTGGGGGGAACTTAACGACCAGGCCGACGAAAATCTGGTCTTCGGCGATTCGATACATCTGTGTCTGAGGTTCGCTGCGGGTAGTTTTCTTGAGACCTTTACCCGTACCTTTCGCGTCCGATCCGTCGCCATCGCTCGAATCGTGCTTCGGGT from the Fimbriiglobus ruber genome contains:
- a CDS encoding ISNCY family transposase, coding for MSTELQDWGILAMSQRERDVLAILKAVVSGDRTVTEAAGLLKLSARQVRRLKGKLKTQGDSALVHGLRGQPSNRCLEAKLRTQVLAAYRQRYRDFGPTFACEKLAEEGLKVGVETLRRWLLAEGLWERQRRRDPHRSRRPRRACLGELVQMDASVHEWLEGRGETIVLITMIDDATSRVEAKFYRHGSVESHLDLLGVWLRKYGRPLAVYTDRHSIFEPHEKGRPLADPDAQTQFGRALGELAIELIRAHSPQAKGRVERSFGTAQDRWVKELRLAKVTTCEDANALLAKLLPDHNKRFAKPARQPNDAHRPLGRDHKLASILSIQSERVVSNDYVVRFANTFYQLLPPAYPGERGGRVVIEQRLDGTLHIRFGKRHLPYQEITVGGSLGALPPNPRSLAHQRPMPVRRRRDGSRSRTPVPRACSRLPDARVALLRSPILPAARR
- a CDS encoding glycosyltransferase family 2 protein; its protein translation is MLKHHDSHPTCADPNAFGGSDRTQTATFVGPTSGPTVSNEIGPTGELCKPGEGIGAAATKSVKHLVVIPAFNEEEALPGTLLSLRILPAEYEVLIVDDGSSDRTAEIAGRTVRDGERPVHFVRLPLNSGIGVTVQTGYLFANSRGGYEYVIQCDADGQHDPADIPHLVAECRRRNLDLCIGSRFLAGDGDGYQSTFSRRLGIRFFVRLIGILSGARVTDPTSGFRCAGPRVWRRFAHRYPEDYPEPESLFWCVRNGLTVGEVPVRMRPRAGGMSSIVYLHTLYYMTKVSLAILVDRLRVKDF
- a CDS encoding DUF2304 domain-containing protein — its product is MNAELLMLLAGCAAFVLTIYWVRNRDLGERHALGWLLVAFVAMMCGLFPRTLMSLAEASHLSYPTAVLFISLGVAYLFAFAVSVALTRLHARYVRLLQETALLEHRIRQLESGREQLAGQPTEKR
- a CDS encoding IS5 family transposase; amino-acid sequence: MDATVRKPYPTDLTDLQWEIIQVVLPAARPGGRPRSVDLREVLNAIVYVNRSGCQWSMLPHDFPAKSTVYEYFAQWRDDGTWQELLDVLREGYREVHAPSHERTPSAASIDSQSVKGTEHAGGNGYDAGKKIQGRKRSIVVDTLGLLMVVAVTAGHVDDAAAAPTVLEGLDRDAYPRLKVVWADGKYHNHALNGWKDGHPELGWELVIVRRPDGVKGFTLLPKRWVVERTFGWLGRARRLSRNYERLNSSSESMIRVRSIQLILNRMDPQERYPRLNIELHQNSLPGQALRRQRTHKLPVNWK
- a CDS encoding tetratricopeptide repeat protein; the encoded protein is MKCSDWWRPLAIVVVVAVAYHNSFAGAFVFDDYQNITENPVVRAPLETWPALLINPRPVARATFAVNYLLGGDDPWGYHAVNLLIHTLAALTLYDLVRRSLLLPSASGTLSTWSPQSAADVATASALVWAVHPLTTQAVTYIVQRMESLAGLCILATLYALVRGASAADRRARWGWYGAAVIACGLGMGSKEGAVVIPILALLFDRCVVAGSFCDALRVRRGLYVGLAATWVILWPFVAPLLLGPVATLDGASVAARPNDEPTAGFSVRNLTPLEFVQSQPGVIVHYLRLATFPYPQCFDYNWPVARSAQAIFVPALFLMVLCCAAVWALVRRPRIGFLAAAPFIVLAPTSSVMPIQDLAVEHRMYLALAPLVVLAVLGVRAAVVEMDRRGLLGSSGAGFTSRAIAVVAVAILTILTVHRNEVYESAVKLWAEVVERAPENGRAHYNLGAELAKIGRNEEAVRCYSRALALFPIVERGHVQSVNNLGTELSKLGRAAEAAECYRRVTEVDPENATAYFNMGIELGRLGRAEEAIRAYQQAVQYDPSHFRAMNNLGTELSKQNRGDEAIEWFRRASVANPSDPVPLDSLGMELGRAGRLPEAATCFRRASELDPARATSHYYLGITLLRDGQGAEAVNEFKNAVRLAPDVRQYREALATAQGQVRRGS
- a CDS encoding glycosyltransferase family 2 protein — its product is MSYPPFKVSVLTVTYNHERYIEQAVRSALAQETDFAVEIVVADDCSTDGTREILRRLDLEFPGRLRLLLRDRNLGATANFADALATCTGEYLALLEGDDYWTDTSKLARQVNFLDQHPEYEGTAHVVRQLSATTDYGLFPHHSPDVVTFQDLLVNNRFATCSVLYRRRWSVLPGWHRKCTMGDWPLHILHASRGPFRVFPEVMGVYRIHEQGMWATAKVTWQLRQTVAMYQQLAGAYPEYARAIAGCKLRHQYVLLYELAKSREWSGVREWIRAIATDVSRSRRADVLHFLAMSCRIIPEVVYRAVSPLWTPAPSQIQKA
- a CDS encoding glycosyltransferase family 2 protein, with protein sequence MPMPDSVLTFAIPYYRGDNYIGRAIASVLTQRDARWRLLVCDGGEERPGPPRGLPDGYRDDRIRYIPPAGKPGMAENWNRCLRAAETDLVTLLHEDDELEPDYAGRMIAAAAAHPGATLLFCNASIIGPKGEPLFSFPDYVKRFFRPARGLTILRGEVGLRAIMRGNFIMCPTMCFRRSHLAGRAFDPQWRQVLDLDLTARLLLDGDTLVGIPESLYRYRRHEENATAAQTKNLLRFREEWALFRDVARRARARGWDRAAAAAASVGIVKLNLLYCAFNDLLASRGRGAVQKLRLLAEIAD
- a CDS encoding glycosyltransferase family 2 protein translates to MKLSVALCTYNGEKYLADQLASVRAQSRLPDEVVVCDDVSTDGTVGVVRRFAAEVSFPVRVEVNAENLRSTRNFAKAIGLCTGDVVVLSDQDDVWLPHKLETLERTLLAHPEAGFVWSNAAVVNDTLNPLGFTLWDAIRFSPSDQRRVRQGRAFEVLLKRYRVTGATMAFRAAYRDIVLPIPPEWVHDAWIALVIAAVAPCVPIEEPLIRYRQHASQQIGQRMRGLYAQYLLAKQMTRGTFEAVAGRYAMARDRLGGVRGVSARDLELLDRKAQFFTRRAAMRDARWRFPRILREVWEGGYSRYALGWKSVAQDLIL